One region of Callithrix jacchus isolate 240 chromosome 16, calJac240_pri, whole genome shotgun sequence genomic DNA includes:
- the MYC gene encoding myc proto-oncogene protein has product MPLNVSFSNRNYDLDYDSVQPYFYCDEEENFYQQQQQSELQPPAPSEDIWKKFELLPTPPLSPSRRSGLCSTSCVSVTPFSPRGDNDGGGGSFSTADQLEMVTELLGGDMVNQSFICDPDDETFIKNIIIQDCMWSGFSAAAKLVSEKLASYQAARKDSSSPNPARGHSVCSTSSLYLQDLSAAASECIDPSVVFPYPLNDSSSPKPCASPDSSAFSTSSDSLLSSTESSPRASPEPLVLHEETPPTTSSDSEEEQEDEEIDVVSVEKRQPPGKRSESGSPSSGGHSKPPHSPLVLKRCHVSTHQHNYAAPPSTRKDYPAAKRVKLDSVRVLRQISNNRKCTSPRSSDTEENDKRRTHNVLERQRRNELKRSFFALRDQIPELENNEKAPKVVILKKATTYILSVQAEEQKLISEKDLLRKRREQLKHKLEQLRNSCA; this is encoded by the exons ATGCCCCTCAACGTCAGCTTCAGCAACAGGAACTATGACCTCGACTACGACTCGGTGCAGCCGTATTTCTACTGCGACGAGGAAGAGAACTTctaccagcagcagcagcagagcgAGCTGCAGCCGCCAGCGCCCAGCGAGGATATCTGGAAGAAATTCGAGCTGCTGCCCACCCCGCCTCTGTCCCCGAGCCGCCGCTCGGGGCTCTGCTCGACCTCCTGCGTTTCAGTCACGCCCTTCTCCCCTCGTGGAGACAACGACGGCGGTGGCGGGAGCTTCTCCACTGCCGACCAGCTGGAGATGGTGACTGAGCTGCTGGGAGGAGACATGGTGAACCAGAGCTTCATCTGCGACCCGGACGACGAGACCTTCATCAAAAACATCATCATCCAGGACTGTATGTGGAGCGGCTTTTCGGCCGCCGCCAAGCTCGTCTCAGAGAAGCTGGCCTCCTACCAGGCTGCGCGCAAAGACAGCAGCAGCCCGAACCCCGCCCGCGGGCACAGCGTCTGCTCCACCTCCAGCTTGTACCTGCAGGATCTGAGCGCCGCCGCCTCGGAGTGCATCGACCCCTCGGTGGTATTCCCGTACCCGCTCAATGACAGCAGCTCGCCCAAGCCCTGCGCCTCGCCAGACTCCAGCGCCTTCTCCACGTCCTCGGACTCTCTGCTCTCCTCGACGGAGTCCTCCCCGCGGGCCAGCCCCGAGCCCCTGGTGCTCCATGAAGAGACACCGCCCACTACCAGCAGCGACTCTG AGGAGGAACAAGAGGATGAAGAAATCGATGTCGTTTCTGTGGAAAAGAGGCAGCCTCCTGGCAAAAGGTCAGAGTCAGGATCACCCTCTTCTGGAGGCCACAGCAAACCTCCTCACAGCCCACTGGTCCTCAAGAGGTGCCACGTCTCCACACATCAGCACAATTACGCAGCCCCTCCCTCCACGCGGAAGGACTACCCAGCTGCCAAGAGGGTCAAGTTGGACAGTGTCAGAGTCCTGAGGCAGATCAGCAACAACCGAAAATGCACCAGCCCCAGGTCCTCGGACACCGAAGAGAATGACAAGAGGCGAACGCACAACGTCCTGGAACGCCAGAGGAGGAACGAGCTCAAACGGAGCTTCTTTGCCCTGCGTGACCAAATCCCAGAGCTGGAAAACAATGAAAAGGCCCCCAAGGTAGTTATTCTTAAGAAAGCCACAACATACATCCTGTCCGTCCAAGCAGAGGAGCAAAAGCTCATTTCTGAAAAGGACTTGTTGCGGAAGCGACGAGAACAGTTGAAACACAAACTTGAACAGCTGCGGAACTCTTGTGCATAA